In a genomic window of Phacochoerus africanus isolate WHEZ1 chromosome 6, ROS_Pafr_v1, whole genome shotgun sequence:
- the DENND2D gene encoding DENN domain-containing protein 2D isoform X3 → MPYAPQKMDRQAVARLLGRFGQWLPRHGAGSPQDHLGEGVKEPERTQEHCLPNFAGGQHFFEYLLVVSLKKKHSGPDYEPTITYQFPKRENLLRGQQEEEERLLGAIPLFCFPDGNEWAPLTEYPRETFSFVLTNVDGSRKIGYCRRLLPAGRGPRLPEVYCIISCIGCFGLFSKILDEVEKRHQISVAVIYPFMQGLREAAFPAPGKTVTLKSFIPDSGTEFISLTRPLDSHLEHVDFSSLLHCLSFEQILQIFASAVLERRIIFLAEGLSTLSQCIHAAAALLYPFSWAHTYIPVVPESLLDTVCCPTPFMVGVQMRFREKVMESPMEEVLLVDLCEGTFLMSVGDEKHILPPKLQDDILDSLGQKIKELQTSEQINEHVSGPFVQFFVKTVGHYASYIKREANGQGHFQERAFYKALPSKANRRFVKKFVKTQLFSLFIQEAEKSKNPPAGYFQQKILEYEEQKKQKKSKEKTVK, encoded by the exons ATGCCTTATGCGCCCCAGAAGATGGACAGACAAGCGGTAGCCAGGCTACTCGGGCGCTTCGGACAGTGGCTGCCTCGACACGGAGCAG GATCTCCCCAGGACCATCTAGGGGAAGGAGTAAAGGAACCAGAAAGGACCCAGGAGCACTGTCTACCTAACTTTGCTGGAGGGCAGCACTTCTTTGAATACCTCCTCGTGGTTTCCCTCAAAAAAAAGCACTCGGGGCCAGATTACGAGCCCACGATCACCTACCAGTTTCCCAAG cGGGAGAACTTGCTTCGGggccagcaggaggaggaggagcggcTGCTGGGAGCCATCCCCTTGTTCTGCTTCCCAGATGGCAATGAGTGGGCCCCCCTCACTGAGTATCCCAG GGAGACCTTCTCATTTGTTCTGACCAATGTGGATGGGAGCAGGAAGATCGGATACTGCAGACGCCTCTTG CCCGCCGGCCGCGGCCCTCGCCTCCCGGAGGTGTACTGCATCATCAGCTGCATTGGCTGCTTCGGCTTGTTCTCCAAG ATCCTGGATGAAGTGGAGAAGAGGCATCAGATCTCCGTGGCCGTCATCTACCCATTCATGCAGGGCCTCCGAGAGGCGGCCTTCCCGGCTCCTGGGAAGACTGTCACCCTCAAGAGCTTCATCCCCGACTCGGGCACGGAG TTTATCTCACTGACGCGGCCCCTGGACTCCCACCTAGAGCATGTGGATTTCAGTTCTCTATTGCACTGTCTCAGTTTTGAGCAGATCCTTCAGATCTTTGCCTCTGCAGTGCTGGAGAGAAGAATCATCTTCCTGGCAGAAGGTCTCAG CACCCTGTCTCagtgcatccatgctgctgccgCGCTGCTCTACCCCTTCAGCTGGGCCCACACCTACATCCCCGTCGTCCCCGAGAGCCTTCTGGACACTGTCTGCTGCCCCACTCCCTTCATGGTTGGAGTACAAATGCGCTTCCGGGAGAAGGTTATGGAGAGCCCCATGGAAGAG GTCCTGTTGGTGGATCTTTGTGAAGGAACCTTCTTAATGTCA GTTGGTGATGAAAAGCACATCCTACCACCCAAGCTTCAGGATGACATCTTAGACTCTCTTGGCCAGAAGATCAAGGAGTTACAGA CTTCAGAACAAATCAACGAGCATGTTTCAGGACCTTTTGTGCAGTTCTTTGTCAAGACTGTGGGCCACTATGCTTCCTACATCAAGCGGGAGGCAAATGGGCAAGGCCACTTCCAAGAACGGGCCTTCTACAAGGCTCTGCCCTCCAAGGCCAACCGTCGATTTGTGAAGAAGTTTGTGAAGACACAGCTCTTTTCCCTTTTCATCCAGGAAGCTGAGAAGAGCAAGAACCCACCTGCAG GCTATTTCCAGCAGAAAATACTTGAATACGAGgaacagaagaaacagaagaaatcaaaggaaaagacTGTGAAATAA
- the DENND2D gene encoding DENN domain-containing protein 2D isoform X2, with product MAHFLFFQGGSCFHERLLFLPFIARPPPASPCDWAGRFPLLVFRAGHALSGGWCGHSHVALGLFGCLESKCTQSMPFQVDRVPATPGPLASHGSLPGSPQDHLGEGVKEPERTQEHCLPNFAGGQHFFEYLLVVSLKKKHSGPDYEPTITYQFPKRENLLRGQQEEEERLLGAIPLFCFPDGNEWAPLTEYPRETFSFVLTNVDGSRKIGYCRRLLPAGRGPRLPEVYCIISCIGCFGLFSKILDEVEKRHQISVAVIYPFMQGLREAAFPAPGKTVTLKSFIPDSGTEFISLTRPLDSHLEHVDFSSLLHCLSFEQILQIFASAVLERRIIFLAEGLSTLSQCIHAAAALLYPFSWAHTYIPVVPESLLDTVCCPTPFMVGVQMRFREKVMESPMEEVGDEKHILPPKLQDDILDSLGQKIKELQTSEQINEHVSGPFVQFFVKTVGHYASYIKREANGQGHFQERAFYKALPSKANRRFVKKFVKTQLFSLFIQEAEKSKNPPAGYFQQKILEYEEQKKQKKSKEKTVK from the exons ATGgcccacttcctttttttccaggGTGGCTCTTGCTTCCATGAAaggcttctttttcttccttttatagcTCGTCCTCCACCTGCTTCCCCATGTGACTGGGCTGGGAGGTTTCCTCTCTTGGTTTTCAGAGCCGGTCATGCCCTCTCTGGGGGTTGGTGTGGTCACAGCCACGTGGCCCTTGGCCTGTTCGGATGTCTTGAGTCCAAGTGCACTCAGAGCATGCCGTTTCAAGTGGACAGAGTCCCTGCTACCCCCGGGCCTCTGGCCTCCCATGGTAGCCTCCCTG GATCTCCCCAGGACCATCTAGGGGAAGGAGTAAAGGAACCAGAAAGGACCCAGGAGCACTGTCTACCTAACTTTGCTGGAGGGCAGCACTTCTTTGAATACCTCCTCGTGGTTTCCCTCAAAAAAAAGCACTCGGGGCCAGATTACGAGCCCACGATCACCTACCAGTTTCCCAAG cGGGAGAACTTGCTTCGGggccagcaggaggaggaggagcggcTGCTGGGAGCCATCCCCTTGTTCTGCTTCCCAGATGGCAATGAGTGGGCCCCCCTCACTGAGTATCCCAG GGAGACCTTCTCATTTGTTCTGACCAATGTGGATGGGAGCAGGAAGATCGGATACTGCAGACGCCTCTTG CCCGCCGGCCGCGGCCCTCGCCTCCCGGAGGTGTACTGCATCATCAGCTGCATTGGCTGCTTCGGCTTGTTCTCCAAG ATCCTGGATGAAGTGGAGAAGAGGCATCAGATCTCCGTGGCCGTCATCTACCCATTCATGCAGGGCCTCCGAGAGGCGGCCTTCCCGGCTCCTGGGAAGACTGTCACCCTCAAGAGCTTCATCCCCGACTCGGGCACGGAG TTTATCTCACTGACGCGGCCCCTGGACTCCCACCTAGAGCATGTGGATTTCAGTTCTCTATTGCACTGTCTCAGTTTTGAGCAGATCCTTCAGATCTTTGCCTCTGCAGTGCTGGAGAGAAGAATCATCTTCCTGGCAGAAGGTCTCAG CACCCTGTCTCagtgcatccatgctgctgccgCGCTGCTCTACCCCTTCAGCTGGGCCCACACCTACATCCCCGTCGTCCCCGAGAGCCTTCTGGACACTGTCTGCTGCCCCACTCCCTTCATGGTTGGAGTACAAATGCGCTTCCGGGAGAAGGTTATGGAGAGCCCCATGGAAGAG GTTGGTGATGAAAAGCACATCCTACCACCCAAGCTTCAGGATGACATCTTAGACTCTCTTGGCCAGAAGATCAAGGAGTTACAGA CTTCAGAACAAATCAACGAGCATGTTTCAGGACCTTTTGTGCAGTTCTTTGTCAAGACTGTGGGCCACTATGCTTCCTACATCAAGCGGGAGGCAAATGGGCAAGGCCACTTCCAAGAACGGGCCTTCTACAAGGCTCTGCCCTCCAAGGCCAACCGTCGATTTGTGAAGAAGTTTGTGAAGACACAGCTCTTTTCCCTTTTCATCCAGGAAGCTGAGAAGAGCAAGAACCCACCTGCAG GCTATTTCCAGCAGAAAATACTTGAATACGAGgaacagaagaaacagaagaaatcaaaggaaaagacTGTGAAATAA
- the DENND2D gene encoding DENN domain-containing protein 2D isoform X4, protein MDGLGRRLRASLRLKRGRGGSPQDHLGEGVKEPERTQEHCLPNFAGGQHFFEYLLVVSLKKKHSGPDYEPTITYQFPKRENLLRGQQEEEERLLGAIPLFCFPDGNEWAPLTEYPRETFSFVLTNVDGSRKIGYCRRLLPAGRGPRLPEVYCIISCIGCFGLFSKILDEVEKRHQISVAVIYPFMQGLREAAFPAPGKTVTLKSFIPDSGTEFISLTRPLDSHLEHVDFSSLLHCLSFEQILQIFASAVLERRIIFLAEGLSTLSQCIHAAAALLYPFSWAHTYIPVVPESLLDTVCCPTPFMVGVQMRFREKVMESPMEEVLLVDLCEGTFLMSVGDEKHILPPKLQDDILDSLGQKIKELQTSEQINEHVSGPFVQFFVKTVGHYASYIKREANGQGHFQERAFYKALPSKANRRFVKKFVKTQLFSLFIQEAEKSKNPPAGYFQQKILEYEEQKKQKKSKEKTVK, encoded by the exons ATGGATGGGCTCGGCCGCCGCCTCCGAGCCAGCCTGCGACTGAAGCGCGGCCGTGGGG GATCTCCCCAGGACCATCTAGGGGAAGGAGTAAAGGAACCAGAAAGGACCCAGGAGCACTGTCTACCTAACTTTGCTGGAGGGCAGCACTTCTTTGAATACCTCCTCGTGGTTTCCCTCAAAAAAAAGCACTCGGGGCCAGATTACGAGCCCACGATCACCTACCAGTTTCCCAAG cGGGAGAACTTGCTTCGGggccagcaggaggaggaggagcggcTGCTGGGAGCCATCCCCTTGTTCTGCTTCCCAGATGGCAATGAGTGGGCCCCCCTCACTGAGTATCCCAG GGAGACCTTCTCATTTGTTCTGACCAATGTGGATGGGAGCAGGAAGATCGGATACTGCAGACGCCTCTTG CCCGCCGGCCGCGGCCCTCGCCTCCCGGAGGTGTACTGCATCATCAGCTGCATTGGCTGCTTCGGCTTGTTCTCCAAG ATCCTGGATGAAGTGGAGAAGAGGCATCAGATCTCCGTGGCCGTCATCTACCCATTCATGCAGGGCCTCCGAGAGGCGGCCTTCCCGGCTCCTGGGAAGACTGTCACCCTCAAGAGCTTCATCCCCGACTCGGGCACGGAG TTTATCTCACTGACGCGGCCCCTGGACTCCCACCTAGAGCATGTGGATTTCAGTTCTCTATTGCACTGTCTCAGTTTTGAGCAGATCCTTCAGATCTTTGCCTCTGCAGTGCTGGAGAGAAGAATCATCTTCCTGGCAGAAGGTCTCAG CACCCTGTCTCagtgcatccatgctgctgccgCGCTGCTCTACCCCTTCAGCTGGGCCCACACCTACATCCCCGTCGTCCCCGAGAGCCTTCTGGACACTGTCTGCTGCCCCACTCCCTTCATGGTTGGAGTACAAATGCGCTTCCGGGAGAAGGTTATGGAGAGCCCCATGGAAGAG GTCCTGTTGGTGGATCTTTGTGAAGGAACCTTCTTAATGTCA GTTGGTGATGAAAAGCACATCCTACCACCCAAGCTTCAGGATGACATCTTAGACTCTCTTGGCCAGAAGATCAAGGAGTTACAGA CTTCAGAACAAATCAACGAGCATGTTTCAGGACCTTTTGTGCAGTTCTTTGTCAAGACTGTGGGCCACTATGCTTCCTACATCAAGCGGGAGGCAAATGGGCAAGGCCACTTCCAAGAACGGGCCTTCTACAAGGCTCTGCCCTCCAAGGCCAACCGTCGATTTGTGAAGAAGTTTGTGAAGACACAGCTCTTTTCCCTTTTCATCCAGGAAGCTGAGAAGAGCAAGAACCCACCTGCAG GCTATTTCCAGCAGAAAATACTTGAATACGAGgaacagaagaaacagaagaaatcaaaggaaaagacTGTGAAATAA
- the DENND2D gene encoding DENN domain-containing protein 2D isoform X1 produces MAHFLFFQGGSCFHERLLFLPFIARPPPASPCDWAGRFPLLVFRAGHALSGGWCGHSHVALGLFGCLESKCTQSMPFQVDRVPATPGPLASHGSLPGSPQDHLGEGVKEPERTQEHCLPNFAGGQHFFEYLLVVSLKKKHSGPDYEPTITYQFPKRENLLRGQQEEEERLLGAIPLFCFPDGNEWAPLTEYPRETFSFVLTNVDGSRKIGYCRRLLPAGRGPRLPEVYCIISCIGCFGLFSKILDEVEKRHQISVAVIYPFMQGLREAAFPAPGKTVTLKSFIPDSGTEFISLTRPLDSHLEHVDFSSLLHCLSFEQILQIFASAVLERRIIFLAEGLSTLSQCIHAAAALLYPFSWAHTYIPVVPESLLDTVCCPTPFMVGVQMRFREKVMESPMEEVLLVDLCEGTFLMSVGDEKHILPPKLQDDILDSLGQKIKELQTSEQINEHVSGPFVQFFVKTVGHYASYIKREANGQGHFQERAFYKALPSKANRRFVKKFVKTQLFSLFIQEAEKSKNPPAGYFQQKILEYEEQKKQKKSKEKTVK; encoded by the exons ATGgcccacttcctttttttccaggGTGGCTCTTGCTTCCATGAAaggcttctttttcttccttttatagcTCGTCCTCCACCTGCTTCCCCATGTGACTGGGCTGGGAGGTTTCCTCTCTTGGTTTTCAGAGCCGGTCATGCCCTCTCTGGGGGTTGGTGTGGTCACAGCCACGTGGCCCTTGGCCTGTTCGGATGTCTTGAGTCCAAGTGCACTCAGAGCATGCCGTTTCAAGTGGACAGAGTCCCTGCTACCCCCGGGCCTCTGGCCTCCCATGGTAGCCTCCCTG GATCTCCCCAGGACCATCTAGGGGAAGGAGTAAAGGAACCAGAAAGGACCCAGGAGCACTGTCTACCTAACTTTGCTGGAGGGCAGCACTTCTTTGAATACCTCCTCGTGGTTTCCCTCAAAAAAAAGCACTCGGGGCCAGATTACGAGCCCACGATCACCTACCAGTTTCCCAAG cGGGAGAACTTGCTTCGGggccagcaggaggaggaggagcggcTGCTGGGAGCCATCCCCTTGTTCTGCTTCCCAGATGGCAATGAGTGGGCCCCCCTCACTGAGTATCCCAG GGAGACCTTCTCATTTGTTCTGACCAATGTGGATGGGAGCAGGAAGATCGGATACTGCAGACGCCTCTTG CCCGCCGGCCGCGGCCCTCGCCTCCCGGAGGTGTACTGCATCATCAGCTGCATTGGCTGCTTCGGCTTGTTCTCCAAG ATCCTGGATGAAGTGGAGAAGAGGCATCAGATCTCCGTGGCCGTCATCTACCCATTCATGCAGGGCCTCCGAGAGGCGGCCTTCCCGGCTCCTGGGAAGACTGTCACCCTCAAGAGCTTCATCCCCGACTCGGGCACGGAG TTTATCTCACTGACGCGGCCCCTGGACTCCCACCTAGAGCATGTGGATTTCAGTTCTCTATTGCACTGTCTCAGTTTTGAGCAGATCCTTCAGATCTTTGCCTCTGCAGTGCTGGAGAGAAGAATCATCTTCCTGGCAGAAGGTCTCAG CACCCTGTCTCagtgcatccatgctgctgccgCGCTGCTCTACCCCTTCAGCTGGGCCCACACCTACATCCCCGTCGTCCCCGAGAGCCTTCTGGACACTGTCTGCTGCCCCACTCCCTTCATGGTTGGAGTACAAATGCGCTTCCGGGAGAAGGTTATGGAGAGCCCCATGGAAGAG GTCCTGTTGGTGGATCTTTGTGAAGGAACCTTCTTAATGTCA GTTGGTGATGAAAAGCACATCCTACCACCCAAGCTTCAGGATGACATCTTAGACTCTCTTGGCCAGAAGATCAAGGAGTTACAGA CTTCAGAACAAATCAACGAGCATGTTTCAGGACCTTTTGTGCAGTTCTTTGTCAAGACTGTGGGCCACTATGCTTCCTACATCAAGCGGGAGGCAAATGGGCAAGGCCACTTCCAAGAACGGGCCTTCTACAAGGCTCTGCCCTCCAAGGCCAACCGTCGATTTGTGAAGAAGTTTGTGAAGACACAGCTCTTTTCCCTTTTCATCCAGGAAGCTGAGAAGAGCAAGAACCCACCTGCAG GCTATTTCCAGCAGAAAATACTTGAATACGAGgaacagaagaaacagaagaaatcaaaggaaaagacTGTGAAATAA